A DNA window from Sphingopyxis macrogoltabida contains the following coding sequences:
- a CDS encoding TIGR01244 family sulfur transferase: protein MSDFRPLSAQFSVAPQIGIEDVAEAKAQGFAMVLNNRPDGEEPSAPQGDDIAHAAAAEGLAYAAIPVGHAGFSHAQIDALDKILSHATGPILAYCRSGTRSTHLWALTRARAGDDVDAIVDAAAKAGYDLSGLRPMLDALAGEK from the coding sequence ATGAGCGATTTTCGTCCCCTGTCCGCCCAGTTCAGCGTCGCGCCGCAAATCGGCATCGAAGATGTCGCCGAGGCCAAGGCGCAAGGTTTTGCGATGGTGCTCAACAACCGTCCCGACGGCGAAGAGCCCTCGGCGCCGCAGGGCGACGATATCGCCCACGCCGCCGCGGCCGAGGGACTTGCCTATGCGGCGATCCCGGTCGGCCATGCGGGGTTCAGCCATGCGCAGATCGACGCGCTCGACAAGATATTGTCGCACGCGACGGGACCGATCCTCGCCTACTGCCGTTCGGGCACGCGCTCGACACACCTCTGGGCGCTGACCCGCGCCCGCGCCGGCGACGATGTCGACGCTATCGTCGATGCGGCGGCGAAGGCGGGTTACGATCTGTCGGGGCTGCGGCCGATGCTGGACGCGCTCGCGGGGGAAAAATGA
- the recQ gene encoding DNA helicase RecQ encodes MPVDALLPLLKSTFGFDAFRGKQAEVVGRVMAGERTLAVMPTGAGKSLTYQLPAVALDGCVVVVSPLIALMHDQLRGARAAGIRAASLTSVDADFADTRQAYRDGQLNLLYIAPERATGEGFRSLMDARRPALFAIDEAHCVSEWGHDFRPDYRLLRPLLDAFPDVPRLALTATADRHTRDDILIQLGIPADGLVLAGFDRPNIRYRVTPRVSPAKQLTDFIAANPGPGIVYCPTRDGTERMAAKLAAATGRSVAAYHAGLDPERRAQVQHDFVASEDGIVTATVAFGMGIDKPDVRFVAHAGLPKSIESYYQETGRAGRDGDPAEALMLWGAEDFARARMRLGELPEARIAGERARLNALGALVETVECRRALLLRHFGETPPERCGNCDNCLDPPRQVDATVLAQKLLSAVYRTGQSFGAGHVEAVLTGKSDERIAQRGHDKLSVFGIVAGEEARLIKPLVRTLVAREVLATTEHGGLMFGPAGRAAMKGELPVLIAEPPAKRMQRAGRADRAAANPVGDPLFDALRAMRRELAAEAGVPPYVIFHDAVLRAMASERPATRSALADIPGVGGKKLEAWGDAFLNVIRQF; translated from the coding sequence ATGCCCGTCGACGCGCTCCTCCCCCTGCTTAAATCGACTTTCGGTTTCGATGCCTTCCGCGGCAAGCAGGCGGAAGTCGTCGGCCGCGTCATGGCGGGCGAACGGACGCTTGCGGTGATGCCGACCGGGGCGGGAAAGTCGCTGACCTACCAGCTTCCCGCGGTCGCGCTCGACGGCTGCGTCGTCGTGGTGTCGCCGCTGATCGCGCTGATGCACGACCAGCTCCGCGGCGCGCGCGCGGCGGGGATCCGCGCCGCGTCGCTGACCAGCGTCGATGCCGATTTCGCCGACACGCGGCAGGCGTATCGCGACGGCCAGCTCAACCTCCTTTATATTGCGCCCGAACGTGCGACGGGCGAGGGGTTCCGGTCGCTGATGGACGCCCGGCGCCCGGCGCTGTTCGCGATCGACGAGGCGCATTGCGTGTCCGAATGGGGGCATGACTTCCGTCCCGATTACCGCCTGCTTCGCCCGCTGCTCGACGCCTTCCCCGATGTCCCGCGGCTCGCGCTCACCGCGACGGCGGACCGGCACACGCGCGATGATATCCTGATCCAGCTCGGCATCCCGGCCGACGGGTTGGTGCTCGCAGGGTTCGACCGCCCGAATATCCGCTACCGGGTCACCCCGCGGGTCAGTCCGGCAAAGCAGCTCACCGACTTCATCGCCGCCAATCCGGGGCCGGGCATCGTCTATTGCCCGACGCGCGACGGGACCGAGCGCATGGCGGCGAAACTCGCCGCCGCGACGGGGCGCAGCGTCGCCGCCTATCACGCCGGGCTCGACCCCGAACGGCGCGCGCAGGTCCAGCATGATTTCGTCGCGTCGGAGGACGGCATCGTCACCGCGACGGTCGCCTTCGGCATGGGGATCGACAAACCCGACGTGCGCTTCGTCGCGCACGCCGGCCTGCCGAAGTCGATCGAAAGCTATTATCAGGAAACCGGCCGTGCCGGGCGCGACGGCGACCCTGCCGAAGCGCTGATGCTGTGGGGCGCCGAGGATTTCGCGCGCGCGCGGATGCGGCTCGGCGAGCTGCCCGAGGCGCGCATCGCGGGCGAGCGGGCCCGGCTGAATGCGCTCGGCGCGCTCGTCGAGACGGTCGAATGCCGCCGCGCGCTGCTGCTTCGCCATTTCGGCGAAACCCCGCCCGAACGCTGCGGCAATTGCGACAATTGCCTCGATCCGCCGCGCCAGGTCGATGCGACGGTGCTCGCGCAGAAATTGCTGAGCGCGGTCTATCGCACCGGGCAGAGCTTCGGCGCCGGGCATGTCGAGGCGGTGCTGACCGGGAAGAGCGACGAACGCATCGCCCAGCGCGGGCACGACAAGCTGTCGGTGTTCGGCATCGTCGCGGGCGAGGAGGCGCGGCTGATCAAGCCGCTTGTCCGCACGCTCGTCGCGCGCGAAGTCCTCGCGACCACCGAGCATGGCGGGCTGATGTTCGGTCCCGCCGGCCGCGCGGCGATGAAGGGCGAACTGCCGGTGCTGATCGCCGAACCGCCCGCGAAGCGGATGCAGCGTGCGGGGCGGGCCGATCGCGCCGCGGCGAACCCCGTCGGCGATCCGTTGTTCGATGCGCTGCGGGCGATGCGGCGCGAACTCGCCGCCGAGGCGGGGGTGCCGCCCTATGTGATCTTCCACGATGCGGTGCTGCGCGCGATGGCGAGCGAACGTCCCGCGACGCGCAGCGCGCTGGCGGATATTCCCGGCGTCGGCGGCAAGAAGCTCGAGGCTTGGGGCGACGCGTTTCTGAACGTGATCCGCCAGTTCTGA
- the ybaL gene encoding YbaL family putative K(+) efflux transporter: MPHDTTLIGTVVAGLGVAFLMGALAHRLKISPIAGYLLAGVMVGPFTPGFVADTGLAMQLAEIGVILLMFGVGLHFSLKDLLSVRKIAVPGAIVQMAVATGLGIGLGLWLGWSLAGSAVFGLALSVASTVVLLRALQARDMVETEKGRIAVGWLIVEDLAMVLALVLLPALFGGRGDEGGSASLLQSAGIVALKVVGFVAFMLVVARRILPWVLHWVAHTGSRELFRLAVLAIALGVAFGAAVVFDVSFALGAFFAGMILGETQLSRRAAEETLPLRDAFAVLFFVSVGMLFDPKVLVEQPGPVIATVAIIVFGKSLAAWAIVRAFGHPNQTALTVSVSLAQIGEFSFILAGLGVGLKVMPAEARDLILAGSILSILFNPLFFTLAVRRIRSEEAPAADGDADVEAVAAEPARTVLIGFGRVGSHIGELLCGRGETLTVIEDQKDMAAAAGAAGAMVIVGNAASESVLRQAGLDTASTLLIAIPEGVEAGAIVRRARAINPKLVIVARAHSDEEVNDLVRRGADHVVMAERETAARMAERALLARG; encoded by the coding sequence ATGCCGCATGACACCACCCTGATCGGCACCGTGGTCGCGGGCCTCGGCGTCGCCTTCCTGATGGGCGCGCTCGCGCACCGGCTGAAGATATCGCCGATCGCGGGCTATCTCCTCGCCGGGGTGATGGTCGGGCCGTTCACGCCCGGCTTCGTCGCCGACACCGGGCTGGCGATGCAGCTGGCCGAGATCGGCGTCATCCTGCTGATGTTCGGCGTCGGACTGCACTTCTCGTTGAAGGACCTGCTCTCGGTGCGAAAGATCGCGGTGCCGGGGGCGATCGTCCAGATGGCGGTCGCGACGGGCCTCGGCATCGGGCTCGGGCTGTGGCTCGGCTGGTCGCTTGCGGGCAGCGCCGTGTTCGGGCTGGCGCTGTCGGTCGCGAGCACCGTCGTGCTGCTGCGCGCGCTGCAGGCGCGCGACATGGTCGAAACCGAAAAGGGCCGCATCGCGGTCGGCTGGCTGATCGTCGAGGATCTGGCGATGGTGCTCGCGCTCGTCCTCCTCCCCGCACTGTTCGGCGGGCGCGGCGATGAGGGCGGCTCGGCGAGCCTGCTCCAGTCGGCGGGGATCGTCGCGCTCAAGGTCGTGGGGTTCGTCGCCTTCATGCTGGTCGTCGCGCGGCGCATCCTGCCGTGGGTGCTGCACTGGGTGGCGCACACCGGTTCGCGTGAGCTGTTCCGCCTTGCGGTGCTCGCGATCGCGCTCGGCGTCGCGTTCGGCGCGGCGGTGGTGTTCGACGTCAGCTTTGCGCTCGGCGCCTTCTTCGCGGGGATGATCCTCGGCGAGACGCAACTCAGCCGCCGCGCCGCCGAGGAAACGCTGCCGCTGCGCGACGCCTTTGCGGTGCTGTTCTTCGTTTCGGTCGGCATGCTCTTCGACCCCAAGGTGCTCGTCGAGCAGCCGGGGCCGGTGATCGCGACCGTCGCGATCATCGTGTTCGGCAAGTCGCTCGCGGCATGGGCGATCGTCCGCGCCTTCGGCCACCCCAACCAGACCGCGCTGACGGTGTCGGTCAGCCTCGCGCAGATCGGCGAATTTTCCTTCATCCTCGCCGGGCTCGGTGTCGGATTGAAGGTGATGCCGGCCGAGGCGCGCGACCTGATCCTCGCGGGATCGATCCTGTCGATCCTGTTCAACCCGCTCTTCTTCACTCTCGCGGTGCGGCGCATCCGGTCGGAGGAGGCGCCCGCGGCCGACGGCGACGCCGATGTCGAGGCGGTGGCGGCCGAGCCCGCGCGCACCGTGCTGATCGGCTTTGGCCGCGTCGGCAGCCATATCGGCGAACTGCTGTGCGGACGCGGCGAGACGCTGACGGTGATCGAGGACCAGAAGGACATGGCCGCCGCCGCCGGGGCGGCGGGCGCGATGGTGATCGTCGGCAATGCCGCGAGCGAAAGCGTGCTGCGCCAGGCCGGGCTCGACACCGCCTCGACCCTGCTGATCGCGATCCCCGAGGGGGTCGAGGCCGGCGCGATCGTCCGCCGCGCCCGCGCGATCAATCCCAAGCTGGTCATCGTCGCGCGCGCGCATTCGGACGAGGAGGTGAACGACCTCGTCCGCCGCGGTGCCGACCATGTCGTGATGGCCGAACGCGAAACGGCGGCACGGATGGCCGAACGGGCGCTGCTGGCGCGGGGCTAG
- a CDS encoding ABCB family ABC transporter ATP-binding protein/permease produces the protein MPPDTSTSADASREPPVLATLKRFLPYLWPAGHTEHKIRIIAAALIVLASKGVQLSMGFLYGAAIDRMAPGMEEGVALAIGLVLAYAGARFAGVLFDNLRNVVFERVGQDATRELAIATFTHLHALSLPFHLARRTGEVTKVIERGTKSIDTMLYFLLFNIAPTVIELVAVLVIFWSKFSFGLASATALMVILYIIFTRKVTDWRNALRVRMNDLDTLTVGRSVDSLLNYETVKYFGAEEREATRYRDVADQYARAAVKSENSLAWLNVGQSFITNAAMAGAMAYTVWGWSTGEYKVGDVVLVNTLLAQLFRPLDMLGMVYRVIRQGLIDMEAMFRLIDTPPEIRDVEGAWPLVVNGGAVAFENVVFGYEPDRTILNGVSFAVGAGETLAIVGPSGAGKSTIARLLFRFYDPQGGRITIDDQDISQVTQQSLRAEIGIVPQDTVLFNDTIGYNIAYGREDASADDIAAAARGAAIDTFIALLPQGYDTEVGERGLKLSGGEKQRVAIARTLLKNPPLLILDEATSALDSRTEAAIQDTLDRIAERRTTLVIAHRLSTVTGADRIIVLEKGRVAETGTHDQLLAMRGLYADMWARQQAEKEEGTV, from the coding sequence ATGCCGCCCGATACCTCCACCAGCGCCGACGCCAGCCGCGAACCGCCCGTTCTGGCGACGCTGAAGCGTTTCCTGCCCTATCTGTGGCCGGCGGGGCATACTGAACACAAGATCCGCATTATCGCCGCGGCGCTGATCGTGCTCGCGTCGAAAGGCGTGCAGCTATCGATGGGTTTCCTCTACGGCGCCGCGATCGACCGCATGGCGCCGGGAATGGAGGAAGGCGTCGCACTCGCGATCGGGCTGGTGCTTGCTTATGCCGGCGCGCGCTTTGCCGGGGTGCTGTTCGACAATCTCCGCAACGTCGTGTTCGAGCGTGTCGGGCAGGATGCGACGCGCGAGCTCGCGATCGCGACCTTCACCCACCTTCATGCGCTGTCCTTGCCCTTCCACCTCGCGCGGCGCACCGGCGAAGTCACCAAGGTGATCGAGCGCGGGACCAAGAGCATCGACACGATGCTCTATTTCCTGCTGTTCAACATCGCCCCGACGGTGATCGAACTCGTCGCGGTGCTCGTCATTTTCTGGAGCAAGTTCAGCTTCGGCCTCGCCAGCGCGACCGCGCTGATGGTGATCCTCTACATCATCTTCACGCGCAAGGTCACCGACTGGCGCAACGCGCTGCGCGTCCGCATGAACGACCTCGACACGCTAACCGTCGGGCGCAGCGTCGACAGCCTGCTCAATTACGAAACGGTCAAATATTTCGGCGCCGAAGAGCGCGAGGCGACGCGCTATCGCGACGTCGCCGACCAATATGCACGCGCTGCGGTGAAGAGCGAGAACAGCCTTGCCTGGCTCAACGTCGGGCAAAGCTTCATCACCAACGCCGCGATGGCGGGCGCGATGGCCTATACGGTGTGGGGCTGGTCGACCGGCGAGTATAAGGTCGGCGACGTCGTGCTGGTGAACACCTTGCTCGCCCAGCTTTTCCGCCCGCTCGACATGCTCGGCATGGTCTATCGCGTCATCCGGCAGGGCCTCATCGATATGGAGGCGATGTTCCGCCTGATCGACACGCCGCCCGAAATCCGCGACGTCGAAGGCGCGTGGCCGCTCGTCGTGAACGGCGGCGCGGTGGCGTTCGAGAATGTCGTCTTCGGCTACGAACCCGACCGCACGATCCTGAACGGGGTGAGCTTTGCGGTCGGGGCGGGCGAGACGCTGGCGATCGTCGGGCCGTCGGGGGCGGGCAAGTCGACGATCGCGCGGCTGCTCTTCCGCTTCTACGACCCGCAGGGCGGCCGGATCACGATCGACGACCAGGATATTTCGCAGGTGACGCAGCAAAGCCTGCGCGCCGAAATCGGCATCGTCCCGCAGGACACGGTGCTGTTCAACGACACCATCGGCTATAACATCGCCTATGGCCGCGAGGACGCGAGCGCCGACGACATCGCGGCGGCGGCCAGGGGCGCGGCGATCGACACCTTCATCGCGCTGTTGCCGCAGGGCTATGACACCGAGGTCGGCGAGCGCGGGCTCAAGCTGTCGGGCGGCGAGAAACAGCGCGTCGCGATCGCGCGCACCCTGCTCAAGAATCCGCCGCTGCTGATCCTCGACGAAGCGACGAGCGCGCTCGACAGCCGCACCGAGGCGGCGATCCAGGACACGCTCGACCGCATCGCCGAGCGCCGCACGACGCTGGTGATCGCGCACCGCCTGTCGACGGTAACGGGCGCCGACCGGATCATCGTGCTCGAAAAGGGCCGCGTCGCCGAAACCGGCACGCACGACCAGCTTCTCGCGATGCGCGGGCTCTACGCCGACATGTGGGCGCGTCAGCAGGCGGAGAAGGAAGAGGGGACGGTTTAG
- a CDS encoding LptA/OstA family protein has product MNRLWTMKSMAIAGASFALTGLALVSTGAGDTAQAQALANHNSSAPVDFAAGSIEVQDRADRVVLAGDVRVTQAGLTVTAPRMTVAYTRSGGTDVNRLDATGGVTVVKGDERASGNVAIYDLDRRLITMVGNVQLTQRGNRLNGGRLVIDLNSGRATVDGRGAARGPDGNPVQGGTGGRVTGTFTVPERKQ; this is encoded by the coding sequence ATGAACCGCCTCTGGACCATGAAGAGCATGGCGATCGCGGGCGCCTCCTTTGCGCTCACCGGTCTCGCGCTCGTTTCGACCGGCGCCGGCGATACCGCGCAGGCGCAGGCGCTCGCCAATCATAACAGCAGCGCCCCGGTCGATTTCGCCGCGGGCAGCATCGAGGTGCAGGACCGCGCCGACCGCGTCGTGCTGGCGGGCGACGTCCGCGTGACGCAGGCCGGGCTGACGGTCACCGCGCCGCGGATGACCGTCGCCTATACCCGCTCGGGCGGCACCGACGTCAACCGGCTCGACGCAACCGGCGGGGTGACCGTGGTCAAGGGCGACGAACGCGCATCGGGCAATGTCGCGATCTACGACCTCGACCGGCGGCTGATCACGATGGTCGGCAATGTCCAGTTGACCCAGCGCGGCAACCGCCTGAACGGCGGGCGGCTGGTGATCGACCTGAACAGCGGCCGCGCGACGGTCGACGGCCGCGGCGCCGCGCGCGGGCCCGACGGCAATCCGGTGCAGGGCGGTACCGGCGGGCGCGTGACGGGCACCTTCACGGTACCGGAAAGAAAGCAGTAA
- the lptC gene encoding LPS export ABC transporter periplasmic protein LptC codes for MSERADLDRTMRRMWAASGSSHDKVVRILRYGLPLVIGVVAAILIFSPFTQRTEISFLLAKDKVEVAKERMKVTRAEYRGQDAKGQPFALLAGSAVQQSSAEPIVKMNELSGAIKLADGPATIAAANGAYNMDTEKVDVPGTVKVRSAGGYRIDASNVAIDLKSRSLVGRGGVNGALNIGPFSANQLSADLDQRIVRLSGNARLRINQGVLK; via the coding sequence ATGTCCGAACGCGCCGACCTTGATCGCACGATGCGCCGGATGTGGGCGGCCAGCGGGTCGAGCCACGACAAGGTCGTGCGCATCCTGCGCTATGGCCTGCCGCTGGTCATCGGCGTCGTCGCCGCGATCCTGATCTTCTCGCCCTTTACCCAGCGCACCGAGATCAGCTTCCTGCTCGCCAAGGACAAGGTTGAGGTGGCGAAGGAGCGGATGAAGGTGACGCGCGCCGAATATCGTGGCCAGGATGCCAAGGGACAGCCCTTCGCCCTGCTCGCGGGCAGCGCGGTCCAGCAGTCGAGCGCCGAACCGATCGTGAAAATGAACGAGCTGTCGGGCGCGATCAAGCTTGCCGACGGCCCCGCGACGATCGCCGCGGCGAACGGCGCCTATAATATGGACACCGAAAAGGTCGACGTCCCGGGAACGGTGAAGGTGCGCAGCGCCGGCGGCTATCGCATCGACGCCAGCAATGTCGCGATCGACCTCAAGAGCCGCAGCCTCGTCGGGCGCGGCGGGGTCAATGGCGCGTTGAATATCGGGCCGTTTTCGGCCAACCAGCTATCGGCCGATCTCGACCAGCGGATCGTCCGCCTGTCGGGCAACGCGCGGCTCAGGATCAATCAGGGAGTGCTCAAATGA
- a CDS encoding ribonuclease D yields the protein MSVYFHEEDLPEGVLGPGAVAIDTETMGLNPLRDRLCLVQISDGTGDEHLVRFGPGSAYDAPVLKAILTDPNRLKLFHFARFDIAALQHALGVVTAPVYCTKIASKLVRTYTDRHGLKELVRELLGQDVSKQQQSSDWGADELSEAQRDYAASDVRFLHAMKEVLDARLAREGRAELAQACFDFLPTRAALDLAGWPEVDIFAHT from the coding sequence ATGAGCGTCTATTTCCACGAAGAAGATCTGCCCGAAGGGGTGCTGGGCCCCGGCGCCGTCGCCATCGATACCGAGACCATGGGTCTGAACCCGCTGCGCGACCGGCTGTGCCTCGTCCAGATCAGCGACGGGACGGGCGACGAGCATCTGGTCCGCTTCGGACCCGGCAGCGCCTATGACGCGCCGGTGCTGAAGGCGATCTTGACCGATCCCAACCGGTTGAAACTGTTCCATTTTGCCCGGTTCGACATCGCCGCGCTGCAGCACGCGCTCGGCGTCGTGACCGCGCCCGTCTATTGCACCAAGATCGCCTCGAAGCTGGTACGCACCTATACCGACCGCCACGGGCTCAAGGAACTGGTGCGCGAATTGCTCGGCCAGGACGTGTCGAAACAGCAGCAGTCGAGCGACTGGGGCGCCGACGAACTCAGCGAGGCGCAGCGCGACTATGCGGCGAGCGACGTCCGCTTCCTGCATGCGATGAAGGAGGTGCTCGACGCCCGGCTGGCGCGCGAGGGACGCGCCGAGCTGGCGCAGGCCTGTTTCGATTTCCTGCCGACGCGCGCGGCGCTCGACCTGGCTGGCTGGCCCGAGGTCGACATCTTCGCGCACACGTAA
- a CDS encoding cold-shock protein, with product MSFNKDRRGQRGRGKRDDFGNFDSFEPAPYGGDSYGGGRGGFGDRDRGGFGGGDRGGGFGGGDRGGFGGGGGGGGFGGGRGGGMPAQVVGEGNGTVKFFNPSKGFGFVARDDGGEDVFVHISAVEQAGLQGLASGQPLGFTLVERNGKVSAIDLKIEGEPLPIEEFAPRRDDRGGPGGDRPGGARGRRQLTGERTSGTVKFFNTTKGFGFIARDDGQADAFVHISAVQRAGMAGLEEGDRVAFDIEVDDRGKFAAVNLQPHQD from the coding sequence ATGAGTTTCAACAAGGATCGCCGCGGCCAGCGGGGGCGCGGCAAGCGCGATGATTTCGGCAATTTCGACAGCTTCGAACCTGCACCCTATGGCGGCGACAGCTATGGCGGCGGACGCGGCGGCTTCGGCGACCGCGATCGCGGTGGTTTCGGCGGCGGTGACCGTGGCGGCGGCTTCGGTGGCGGCGATCGCGGCGGCTTCGGCGGCGGCGGCGGTGGTGGCGGCTTCGGCGGCGGACGCGGCGGCGGCATGCCGGCGCAGGTCGTCGGCGAAGGCAATGGCACGGTTAAATTCTTCAACCCGTCGAAGGGCTTCGGCTTCGTCGCCCGCGACGACGGCGGCGAGGACGTGTTCGTCCACATCAGCGCGGTCGAGCAGGCGGGGCTGCAGGGCCTCGCCTCGGGCCAGCCGCTCGGCTTCACGCTCGTCGAACGCAACGGCAAGGTGTCGGCGATCGACCTCAAGATCGAAGGCGAGCCGCTGCCGATCGAGGAATTCGCTCCGCGTCGCGACGATCGCGGCGGCCCCGGCGGCGACCGTCCGGGCGGCGCCCGCGGCCGGCGCCAGCTGACCGGCGAACGCACCTCGGGCACGGTGAAGTTCTTCAACACCACCAAGGGCTTCGGCTTTATCGCGCGCGATGACGGGCAGGCCGATGCCTTCGTCCACATCAGCGCCGTCCAGCGCGCCGGCATGGCGGGCCTCGAAGAGGGCGACCGCGTCGCCTTCGACATCGAGGTCGACGATCGCGGCAAGTTCGCCGCGGTGAACCTGCAGCCGCATCAGGATTGA
- a CDS encoding retroviral-like aspartic protease family protein produces MTRVAVRSPFWALLLATPLLLGSTQPTAAPPASASAPVPHPADMVANPATTGEVVPFIQPFDLDATRRMAVPVMVGGQGPFSFLVDTGAERTVIARELADRLGLAEGAKLRLATIGSSAIVQSYRVAALQMTDLSLSPFEAPAFSGRHIGAAGLIGVDMLEKRRVLIDFRAETMEILDSRPRAKPIIHDDDAIVVTARNMAGRLILSDARIDGKRVDVIVDTGAQTSVGNLALQRLVAARRQNRVPFFPTVLNAVSGEAVPAMRTAIKRITINGAEVSDLPVSFADSQAFRALNIENRPALLLGMDSLALFDRVEIDFPNKRVVFDLPSRADRETRQRFAATTPTRTLVASR; encoded by the coding sequence ATGACCCGTGTTGCCGTGCGTTCGCCGTTTTGGGCCCTGCTGCTCGCCACGCCGCTGTTGCTGGGTTCGACCCAGCCCACCGCCGCCCCGCCGGCGTCTGCGTCGGCCCCGGTGCCGCACCCTGCCGACATGGTTGCGAACCCCGCCACGACGGGCGAGGTCGTGCCGTTCATCCAGCCTTTCGACCTCGACGCGACGCGGCGGATGGCGGTGCCGGTGATGGTCGGCGGACAGGGGCCCTTTTCCTTTCTGGTCGATACCGGCGCCGAACGGACGGTGATCGCCCGCGAACTCGCCGACCGCCTCGGCCTCGCCGAGGGCGCGAAGCTGCGCCTCGCGACGATCGGCAGCTCGGCGATCGTGCAAAGCTACCGCGTCGCGGCGCTGCAGATGACCGACCTCAGCCTGTCGCCGTTCGAGGCGCCCGCCTTCTCCGGGCGGCATATCGGCGCCGCGGGGCTGATCGGGGTCGACATGCTCGAGAAGCGCCGCGTGCTGATCGACTTTCGTGCCGAGACGATGGAGATTCTCGATTCGCGGCCGCGCGCGAAGCCGATCATCCACGACGACGACGCGATCGTCGTCACTGCGCGCAACATGGCGGGGCGGCTGATCCTGTCGGATGCGCGGATCGACGGCAAGCGCGTCGACGTGATCGTCGACACGGGGGCGCAGACCAGCGTCGGCAATCTTGCGCTCCAGCGGCTGGTCGCCGCGCGGCGCCAGAACCGCGTGCCCTTTTTCCCGACCGTGCTCAATGCGGTATCGGGCGAGGCGGTTCCGGCGATGCGGACGGCGATCAAGCGGATCACGATCAACGGCGCCGAGGTGAGCGACCTGCCGGTCAGTTTCGCCGATTCACAGGCGTTTCGCGCGCTGAACATCGAAAACCGGCCGGCGCTCCTGCTCGGCATGGACAGCCTGGCCTTGTTCGACCGGGTCGAGATCGATTTCCCGAACAAGCGCGTCGTCTTCGACCTGCCGAGCCGGGCCGACCGCGAAACGCGGCAGCGCTTTGCCGCGACCACCCCGACGAGGACGCTTGTGGCGAGCCGGTGA
- the pdeM gene encoding ligase-associated DNA damage response endonuclease PdeM: MPPPPVLDFAGHQFVAFADRALFWPRHGALIVADLHLEKASWYAAHGQPLPPYDSHDTLDRLARLAAETGARAIWCLGDSFHDRDAASRIVPAVAGRLHGQAAATKLLWIAGNHDGLSGGAWGGEVADELAIDGIVLRHQCDPAETRPEISGHFHPKVRLTIRGRGVARACFAGDAQRLILPAFGSLTGGLDVEDPAIAGNFSGGYRAMLVAQGRLLAFPCRGRPGDDATASRIAVGA; encoded by the coding sequence ATGCCGCCGCCGCCCGTCCTCGATTTTGCCGGCCACCAGTTCGTCGCTTTCGCCGATCGCGCGCTGTTCTGGCCGCGCCACGGCGCGCTGATCGTCGCCGACCTGCATCTCGAAAAGGCGAGCTGGTACGCGGCGCACGGCCAGCCGCTGCCGCCCTATGACAGCCACGACACGCTCGACCGGCTGGCGCGGCTCGCGGCCGAGACCGGTGCGCGCGCAATCTGGTGCCTCGGCGACAGCTTTCACGACCGCGACGCCGCAAGCCGGATCGTACCGGCGGTCGCGGGGCGGCTGCACGGCCAGGCGGCGGCGACAAAGCTGCTGTGGATCGCGGGCAATCACGACGGGCTTTCGGGCGGCGCGTGGGGCGGCGAGGTCGCCGACGAGCTGGCGATCGACGGCATCGTCCTGCGCCACCAGTGCGATCCTGCCGAAACGCGGCCCGAAATCAGCGGCCATTTCCACCCCAAGGTGCGGCTGACGATTCGCGGGCGCGGCGTCGCCCGCGCCTGCTTCGCCGGCGATGCGCAGCGGCTGATCCTGCCCGCCTTCGGCAGCCTGACCGGCGGGCTCGATGTCGAAGACCCCGCCATCGCCGGAAATTTTTCCGGCGGGTACCGCGCGATGCTCGTCGCGCAGGGCCGGCTGCTCGCCTTTCCCTGCCGCGGCCGGCCGGGCGATGACGCTACGGCAAGCCGTATCGCAGTCGGCGCCTGA